A single Cyclopterus lumpus isolate fCycLum1 chromosome 15, fCycLum1.pri, whole genome shotgun sequence DNA region contains:
- the LOC117744491 gene encoding interferon-induced, double-stranded RNA-activated protein kinase-like, with the protein MAVAKLNEYAQKARLDLRYEDVGCDGLDHIRTFTMRVILDGKTYDGVGKNKKEAKLKAAENALSILSEGTIDPDNSCAETNFIGYINHYCQQTNRSQSYVEEERRGTPDKRQFFFKVIIDKKDYPVGEGKSVKKAKQNAAQLAWSALQEQPDWDRQVSVRSTEDDGASILTAPESNESSSSAIGTRGSNIFTDSSNSSKNQDAVKDQNTGNSQNETSIESRFTLDFDSMEYLGIGAFGRVYKARHKLLEKDFAVKVVCLEEKSLREVGTLSDLLHPNIVRYYVSWLEHSEYQGDSDSTDSSAGYSSFPSPNNSSAKYLYIQMELCDTKTLKEWIEEKNTQSLQDSKRREEGLSIAQQIVSGVEYIHSKKHIHRDLKPANILFGLGGEVKIGDFGLVTRDDDGDALIERTKDSGTVSYMAPEQNKKNYDRKVDIFALGLIFLELFWKVSTGHEKAKMFTEARCQNLPKDFPQTFLQENRIMELMLREKPEERPEASKVKAELECAKTFNAQNERQKNATV; encoded by the exons ATGGCCGTAGCTAAACTAAACGAGTATGCGCAGAAAGCGCGTTTAGATCTGAGATACGAGGACGTTGGATGTGACGGCCTCGACCACATTCGGAC ATTTACAATGAGAGTCATCCTGGATGGTAAGACGTATGATGGTGTggggaagaacaagaaggaagcCAAACTGAAAGCAGCTGAAAATGCCCTCAGCATCCTGTCTGAGGGAACTATTGATCCT GACAATAGCTGTGCCGAGACAAATTTCATTGGCTATATTAACCACTACTGTCAGCAAACAAACCGCAGCCAATCATACGTTGAAGAGGAGAGACGTGGCACACCTGATAAGCGTCA attTTTCTTCAAAGTAATAATTGACAAAAAGGACTACCCTGTGGGTGAGGGTAAGTCTGtcaagaaagccaaacaaaaTGCAGCTCAGCTGGCTTGGTCTGCACTCCAAGAACAGCCCGACTGGGACAGACAG gtgtCTGTCAGATCAACCGAGGATGATGGAGCATCCATATTAACTGCCCC GGAGTCTaatgaatcatcatcatcagcaatTGGAACACGAGGCTCAAACATATTCACAGATTCATCCAACTCTTCCAAGAATCAG GATGCTGTCAAAGACCAGAATACCGGAAATAGTCAGAATGAAACATCCATCGAGTCAAG GTTTACTTTAGACTTTGATTCCATGGAGTATCTTGGCATTGGAGCCTTTGGTCGTGTTTACAAAGCAAGACACAAATTGCTGGAGAAGGATTTTGCTGTAAAGGTTGTCTGCCTTGAAGA GAAATCTCTTCGAGAGGTGGGGACATTAtcagacctcctccaccctaATATCGTCAGATACTACGTATCTTGGCTGGAGCATTCAGAATACCAGGGGGATTCTGATTCAACTGACAGTTCAGCTGGTTACAGCTCTTTTCC GTCTCCAAATAATTCATCGGCCAAGTACCTCTATATTCAGATGGAGTTATGTGACACAAAGACACTAAAAGAGTGGATTGAAGAGAAAAACACCCAGTCTCTGCAAGACTccaagagaagagaagaaggccTAAGCATTGCTCAGCAAATAGTCAGTGGAGTCGAATATATTCACTCCAAGAAGCACATCCACAGGGACCTTAAG CCTGCGAACATCCTGTTCGGTCTGGGTGGAGAAGTGAAGATTGGAGACTTTGGCCTGGTCACCAGAGATGACGATGGAGATGCTTTGATTGAAAGAACAAAGGATTCTGGAACCGTATCTTACATGGCTCCTGAACAA AATAAGAAGAACTATGACCGGAAAGTGGACATATTTGCTTTGGGGTTGATCTTCTTGGAACTCTTTTGGAAAGTCTCTACTGGCCACGAAAAAGCAAAG ATGTTTACGGAGGCCAGATGTCAGAATCTCCCCAAAGACTTTCCCCAGACTTTTCTCCAAGAG aacCGAATCATGGAGTTAATGCTGCGTGAGAAGCCAGAAGAACGACCCGAGGCGAGTAAAGTGAAGGCGGAACTGGAGTGTGCGAAGACATTCAACGCACAAAATGAGCGGCAGAAAAATGCAACCGTCTGA
- the LOC117744489 gene encoding interferon-induced, double-stranded RNA-activated protein kinase-like isoform X2 gives MSRISANVASSRLHVFTQWVILNGKVHPYGKGKSKKEAKNNSAKHVLESLLENKHQDTAADEKYNCTSGQQKEAINQNVSDICDKIRRLSGNSQLYKDNQRQREVNFIGIVDHYCQKTKRCHSYIEERRCGPAHNPQFFYKLMIDKNDYPEGEGKTVKEAKQNAARLAWSALQEQSDWDSKVSVKSTMSEDGASPMLSARLTTQETHEGSSQSTPVDSGGSIISTDSSNPSKAQIPLRSTASGDDASTSSSTPTSLESLASSQSKSTGTSGSAIFTDSSNSSRDQDAVKEQNMGKSQNEPSIPSRFTSDFDSMEYLGSGAFGHVYKARHTLLERYYAVKVVCREEKSLREVGTLSELLHCNIVRYYTFWMEDSGYQGNSELTECSAVFSSSQTSNNSSAKYLYIQMELCDTKTLKEWIEEKNTQSLQDSKRREEGLSIAQQIVSGVEYIHSKKHIHRDLKPENILFGLNGEVKIGDFGLVTRDDDDDDALMERTGQRGTTTYMAPEQKREKNYDRKVDIFPLGLIYFELLWKLSTVHERGAVWDDARSQKLPEEFSLTFPQENQIIESMLHEKPEDRPEASKLKAEMEMCAQTLNKQNTHQEDETV, from the exons ATGAGTCGCATATCTGCAAATGTTGCCAGTAGTCGTTTGCATGT ATTCACCCAGTGGGTCATCTTAAATGGGAAAGTCCATCCCTATGGTAAGGGCAAGAGCAAGAAGGAAGCCAAGAATAATTCAGCGAAACATGTTCTGGAAAGCTTGTTGGAGAACAAACATCAGGACACC gcTGCAGATGAGAAATACAACTGCACATCAGGTCAACAAAAAGAGGCGATAAATCAAAATGTGTCTGATATCTG TGATAAGATAAGACGCCTCAGTGGGAACTCACAGCTTTACaaagacaaccagagacaaagagaggtcAATTTTATTGGAATTGTTGACCACTACTGTCAGAAAACAAAGCGCTGCCATTCATACATTGAAGAGAGGAGATGCGGTCCGGCTCATAATCCTCA attTTTCTACAAATTAATGATAGACAAAAATGACTACCCCGAGGGTGAGGGTAAGACTGTCAAGGAGGCCAAACAAAATGCAGCTCGGCTGGCCTGGTCTGCTCTCCAAGAACAGTCAGACTGGGACAGCAAG gtGTCTGTCAAATCAACAATGTCAGAAGATGGTGCTTCACCTATGTTGTCTGCCCGATTAACTACGCA AGAGACACATGAAGGATCATCACAAAGCACACCAGTGGACTCAGGAGGCTCCATAATATCCACTGATTCATCAAACCCTTCCAAGGCTCAG ATTCCCTTAAGGTCAACTGCTTCTGGAGATGATGCCTCAACCAGCTCGTCAACACCAACTTCACT GGAATCTCTTGCATCGTCACAAAGCAAGTCAACGGGTACAAGTGGCTCAGCAATATTCACAGATTCATCAAACTCTTCCAGGGATCAG GATGCTGTTAAAGAACAGAATATGGGAAAAAGTCAGAATGAACCATCCATCCCTTCGAG GTTTACTTCAGACTTTGATTCCATGGAGTATCTTGGCAGTGGAGCCTTTGGTCACGTTTACAAAGCAAGACATACATTGCTGGAGAGGTATTATGCTGTAAAGGTTGTCTGCCGGGAAGA GAAATCTCTTCGGGAAGTGGGGACATTATCAGAACTCCTCCATTGTAATATCGTCAGATACTACACATTTTGGATGGAGGATTCAGGGTACCAGGGGAATTCTGAATTAACTGAGtgttcagctgttttcagctcTTCACA GACTTCAAATAATTCATCGGCCAAGTACCTCTATATTCAGATGGAGTTATGTGACACAAAGACACTAAAAGAGTGGATTGAAGAGAAAAACACCCAGTCTCTGCAAGACTccaagagaagagaagaaggccTAAGCATTGCTCAGCAAATAGTCAGTGGAGTCGAATATATTCACTCCAAGAAGCACATCCACAGGGACCTTAAG CCTGAAAACATCCTGTTTGGCCTCAACGGCGAGGTGAAGATTGGAGACTTTGGTCTGGTCAccagagatgatgatgatgacgatgctTTGATGGAGAGAACAGGGCAAAGAGGAACCACAACTTACATGGCTCCTGAACAA aagagggagaagaactATGACCGAAAAGTGGACATATTTCCTCTGGGGTTGATTTACTTTGAACTCCTTTGGAAACTCTCTACTGTCCACGAAAGAGGAGCG GTTTGGGATGATGCCAGAAGTCAGAAGCTCCCTGAAGAGTTTTCACTTACCTTTCCCCAAGAG AACCAAATCATAGAGTCAATGCTGCATGAGAAGCCTGAAGACCGACCCGAAGCAAGTAAACTGAAGGCAGAAATGGAGATGTGTGCTCagacattaaacaaacaaaatacacatcAGGAAGATGAAACTGTCTGA
- the eif2ak2 gene encoding interferon-induced, double-stranded RNA-activated protein kinase isoform X1: MAVAKLNEYAQKARLDLRYEDVGCDGLDHIRTFTVRAVLDGKTYDGVGKNKKEAKLKAAENAFSVLSEGTIDPTEKTTEASAAPTDQTSIPQAKYTCWLNEYGQQKRSDIRAVESTRLGPTGATQCCRFVVGDKEYPAATGRTKKDAKEEAAKLVYHEICGGNTTETRVEKSSGTSSQKKEESNRNVSDICNQMKSLSVITKDSKLSLLSAVSNEGLSSSTPESNNAKSKRVPMASSDSAVFTNSSNQDQIKSPDVKPKIRIAANFANACRNSKEDEMPNFRDKNPESSPSKKITTQSRFTTEYDSMVSLGKGTFGRVFRAKQKLLKKYYAVKIVRCKESVKIKKALREVMALSDLHHCNIVRYYSCWLEDSGYQWDSGDDSSSSSQSTDNTSVKYLYIQMELCDTKTLRVWIDEKNTQNVKKSLRDSKRREESLTIAQQIVSAVEYFHSKMLIHRDLKPANILFGQDGEVKIGDFGLVTEENNVDAENLLERTVYKGTPSYMAPEQRSRSIYDRKVDIFALGLVYFELLWNIFTGPEKKAIWEDARIQQFPEGFQHNFPLEITIIKSMLCQKSEDRPEASKLKQDLEKCSQTITMLKDARRLSRTV; encoded by the exons ATGGCCGTAGCTAAACTAAACGAGTATGCGCAGAAAGCGCGTTTAGATCTGAGATACGAGGACGTTGGATGTGACGGCCTCGACCACATTCGGAC ATTTACAGTGAGAGCCGTCCTGGATGGTAAGACGTATGATGGTGTggggaagaacaagaaggaagcCAAACTGAAAGCAGCTGAAAATGCCTTCAGTGTCCTGTCTGAGGGAACTATTGATCCT ACAGAAAAGACAACAGAAGCTTCTGCTGCACCGACTGATCAGACAAGCATCCCTCAAGCCAAGTACACGTGTTGGCTCAATGAATACGGTCAACAGAAAAGGTCTGATATCAGGGCTGTGGAGTCAACGAGACTGGGACCAACCGGTGCTACTCA ATGCTGTAGGTTTGTGGTTGGTGATAAGGAGTATCCAGCGGCCACTGGGAGAACAAAGAAGGACGCTAAGGAGGAAGCAGCCAAGCTCGTATATCACGAGATATGTGGCGGTAATACTACAGAG ACTAGAGTGGAGAAATCCAGTGGCACATCaagccaaaaaaaagaagaatcaaATCGAAATGTTTCGGACATCTG CAATCAGATGAAGAGCTTGAGTGTAATCACCAAAGACAGCAAG TTGTCTCTTTTGTCGGCTGTGTCCAATGAAGGTCTGTCCTCGAGCACACC GGAGTCCAACAATGCAAAATCGAAAAGAGTGCCGATGGCTTCAAGTGACTCTGCGGTTTTCACCAATTCATCAAATCAGGATCAG ATTAAAAGTCCTGACGTGAAGCCCAAAATAAG AATTGCAGCAAATTTCGCAAATGCCTGCAGAAACAGCAAAGAG GATGAAATGCCCAATTTCAGGGACAAGAACCCAGAAAGTAGTCCAAGTAAGAAAATAACAACCCAGTCAAG GTTTACAACTGAATATGACTCCATGGTGAGCCTCGGCAAAGGAACCTTTGGTCGTGTTTTTAGGGCAAAACAAAAACTACTGAAGAAGTATTATGCTGTAAAGATTGTCCGTTGCAAAGAGTCAGTCAA GATCAAAAAAGCTCTACGAGAGGTGATGGCATtatcagacctccatcactgCAATATTGTTCGATACTACTCATGTTGGTTGGAGGACTCTGGGTACCAATGGGACAGTGGAGATGACAGTTCCAGCAGTTCACA GTCGACTGACAATACATCTGTAAAGTACCTGTATATTCAGATGGAGCTGTGTGACACCAAAACACTGAGAGTGTGGATAGACGAGAAGAATACTCAGAATGTGAAGAAATCTCTACGAGACTccaagagaagagaagaaagtcTAACTATTGCTCAGCAAATAGTCAGTGCAGTCGAGTACTTTCACTCGAAGATGCTCATCCACAGAGACCTGAAG CCTGCCAACATCCTGTTCGGGCAAGATGGGGAAGTCAAGATCGGAGACTTTGGTCTGGTTACTGAGGAAAATAACGTAGATGCTGAGAACCTCTTGGAGAGAACGGTGTACAAAGGAACCCCAAGTTACATGGCGCCAGAGCAA aggagcaggagcattTATGATCGAAAAGTGGACATATTTGCTTTGGGGTTGGTATATTTTGAACTCCTTTGGAACATCTTTACCGGCCCGGAAAAGAAAGCG ATTTGGGAAGACGCCAGAATCCAGCAATTCCCTGAGGGATTTCAACACAATTTTCCCCTGGAG ATCACAATCATTAAGTCAATGCTGTGTCAAAAGTCAGAAGATCGCCCTGAAGCAAGTAAACTAAAGCAGGACTTGGAAAAGTGCTCTCAGACAATTACAATGCTTAAAGATGCACGACGCCTCAGTCGGACTGTCTGA
- the eif2ak2 gene encoding interferon-induced, double-stranded RNA-activated protein kinase isoform X2, with product MAVAKLNEYAQKARLDLRYEDVGCDGLDHIRTFTVRAVLDGKTYDGVGKNKKEAKLKAAENAFSVLSEGTIDPTEKTTEASAAPTDQTSIPQAKYTCWLNEYGQQKRSDIRAVESTRLGPTGATQCCRFVVGDKEYPAATGRTKKDAKEEAAKLVYHEICGGNTTETRVEKSSGTSSQKKEESNRNVSDICNQMKSLSVITKDSKLSLLSAVSNEGLSSSTPESNNAKSKRVPMASSDSAVFTNSSNQDQIKSPDVKPKIRIAANFANACRNSKEDEMPNFRDKNPESSPSKKITTQSRFTTEYDSMVSLGKGTFGRVFRAKQKLLKKYYAVKIVRCKEIKKALREVMALSDLHHCNIVRYYSCWLEDSGYQWDSGDDSSSSSQSTDNTSVKYLYIQMELCDTKTLRVWIDEKNTQNVKKSLRDSKRREESLTIAQQIVSAVEYFHSKMLIHRDLKPANILFGQDGEVKIGDFGLVTEENNVDAENLLERTVYKGTPSYMAPEQRSRSIYDRKVDIFALGLVYFELLWNIFTGPEKKAIWEDARIQQFPEGFQHNFPLEITIIKSMLCQKSEDRPEASKLKQDLEKCSQTITMLKDARRLSRTV from the exons ATGGCCGTAGCTAAACTAAACGAGTATGCGCAGAAAGCGCGTTTAGATCTGAGATACGAGGACGTTGGATGTGACGGCCTCGACCACATTCGGAC ATTTACAGTGAGAGCCGTCCTGGATGGTAAGACGTATGATGGTGTggggaagaacaagaaggaagcCAAACTGAAAGCAGCTGAAAATGCCTTCAGTGTCCTGTCTGAGGGAACTATTGATCCT ACAGAAAAGACAACAGAAGCTTCTGCTGCACCGACTGATCAGACAAGCATCCCTCAAGCCAAGTACACGTGTTGGCTCAATGAATACGGTCAACAGAAAAGGTCTGATATCAGGGCTGTGGAGTCAACGAGACTGGGACCAACCGGTGCTACTCA ATGCTGTAGGTTTGTGGTTGGTGATAAGGAGTATCCAGCGGCCACTGGGAGAACAAAGAAGGACGCTAAGGAGGAAGCAGCCAAGCTCGTATATCACGAGATATGTGGCGGTAATACTACAGAG ACTAGAGTGGAGAAATCCAGTGGCACATCaagccaaaaaaaagaagaatcaaATCGAAATGTTTCGGACATCTG CAATCAGATGAAGAGCTTGAGTGTAATCACCAAAGACAGCAAG TTGTCTCTTTTGTCGGCTGTGTCCAATGAAGGTCTGTCCTCGAGCACACC GGAGTCCAACAATGCAAAATCGAAAAGAGTGCCGATGGCTTCAAGTGACTCTGCGGTTTTCACCAATTCATCAAATCAGGATCAG ATTAAAAGTCCTGACGTGAAGCCCAAAATAAG AATTGCAGCAAATTTCGCAAATGCCTGCAGAAACAGCAAAGAG GATGAAATGCCCAATTTCAGGGACAAGAACCCAGAAAGTAGTCCAAGTAAGAAAATAACAACCCAGTCAAG GTTTACAACTGAATATGACTCCATGGTGAGCCTCGGCAAAGGAACCTTTGGTCGTGTTTTTAGGGCAAAACAAAAACTACTGAAGAAGTATTATGCTGTAAAGATTGTCCGTTGCAAAGA GATCAAAAAAGCTCTACGAGAGGTGATGGCATtatcagacctccatcactgCAATATTGTTCGATACTACTCATGTTGGTTGGAGGACTCTGGGTACCAATGGGACAGTGGAGATGACAGTTCCAGCAGTTCACA GTCGACTGACAATACATCTGTAAAGTACCTGTATATTCAGATGGAGCTGTGTGACACCAAAACACTGAGAGTGTGGATAGACGAGAAGAATACTCAGAATGTGAAGAAATCTCTACGAGACTccaagagaagagaagaaagtcTAACTATTGCTCAGCAAATAGTCAGTGCAGTCGAGTACTTTCACTCGAAGATGCTCATCCACAGAGACCTGAAG CCTGCCAACATCCTGTTCGGGCAAGATGGGGAAGTCAAGATCGGAGACTTTGGTCTGGTTACTGAGGAAAATAACGTAGATGCTGAGAACCTCTTGGAGAGAACGGTGTACAAAGGAACCCCAAGTTACATGGCGCCAGAGCAA aggagcaggagcattTATGATCGAAAAGTGGACATATTTGCTTTGGGGTTGGTATATTTTGAACTCCTTTGGAACATCTTTACCGGCCCGGAAAAGAAAGCG ATTTGGGAAGACGCCAGAATCCAGCAATTCCCTGAGGGATTTCAACACAATTTTCCCCTGGAG ATCACAATCATTAAGTCAATGCTGTGTCAAAAGTCAGAAGATCGCCCTGAAGCAAGTAAACTAAAGCAGGACTTGGAAAAGTGCTCTCAGACAATTACAATGCTTAAAGATGCACGACGCCTCAGTCGGACTGTCTGA
- the LOC117744489 gene encoding interferon-induced, double-stranded RNA-activated protein kinase-like isoform X1 — protein sequence MMETRNYVYELYEYAQKTRSELQYEGFEAGPDHDKTFTQWVILNGKVHPYGKGKSKKEAKNNSAKHVLESLLENKHQDTAADEKYNCTSGQQKEAINQNVSDICDKIRRLSGNSQLYKDNQRQREVNFIGIVDHYCQKTKRCHSYIEERRCGPAHNPQFFYKLMIDKNDYPEGEGKTVKEAKQNAARLAWSALQEQSDWDSKVSVKSTMSEDGASPMLSARLTTQETHEGSSQSTPVDSGGSIISTDSSNPSKAQIPLRSTASGDDASTSSSTPTSLESLASSQSKSTGTSGSAIFTDSSNSSRDQDAVKEQNMGKSQNEPSIPSRFTSDFDSMEYLGSGAFGHVYKARHTLLERYYAVKVVCREEKSLREVGTLSELLHCNIVRYYTFWMEDSGYQGNSELTECSAVFSSSQTSNNSSAKYLYIQMELCDTKTLKEWIEEKNTQSLQDSKRREEGLSIAQQIVSGVEYIHSKKHIHRDLKPENILFGLNGEVKIGDFGLVTRDDDDDDALMERTGQRGTTTYMAPEQKREKNYDRKVDIFPLGLIYFELLWKLSTVHERGAVWDDARSQKLPEEFSLTFPQENQIIESMLHEKPEDRPEASKLKAEMEMCAQTLNKQNTHQEDETV from the exons atgatggaAACTAGAAACTATGTGTATGAACTATACGAGTACGCACAGAAAACCCGCTCTGAGCTGCAGTATGAGGGGTTTGAGGCGGGCCCTGACCATGATAAAAC ATTCACCCAGTGGGTCATCTTAAATGGGAAAGTCCATCCCTATGGTAAGGGCAAGAGCAAGAAGGAAGCCAAGAATAATTCAGCGAAACATGTTCTGGAAAGCTTGTTGGAGAACAAACATCAGGACACC gcTGCAGATGAGAAATACAACTGCACATCAGGTCAACAAAAAGAGGCGATAAATCAAAATGTGTCTGATATCTG TGATAAGATAAGACGCCTCAGTGGGAACTCACAGCTTTACaaagacaaccagagacaaagagaggtcAATTTTATTGGAATTGTTGACCACTACTGTCAGAAAACAAAGCGCTGCCATTCATACATTGAAGAGAGGAGATGCGGTCCGGCTCATAATCCTCA attTTTCTACAAATTAATGATAGACAAAAATGACTACCCCGAGGGTGAGGGTAAGACTGTCAAGGAGGCCAAACAAAATGCAGCTCGGCTGGCCTGGTCTGCTCTCCAAGAACAGTCAGACTGGGACAGCAAG gtGTCTGTCAAATCAACAATGTCAGAAGATGGTGCTTCACCTATGTTGTCTGCCCGATTAACTACGCA AGAGACACATGAAGGATCATCACAAAGCACACCAGTGGACTCAGGAGGCTCCATAATATCCACTGATTCATCAAACCCTTCCAAGGCTCAG ATTCCCTTAAGGTCAACTGCTTCTGGAGATGATGCCTCAACCAGCTCGTCAACACCAACTTCACT GGAATCTCTTGCATCGTCACAAAGCAAGTCAACGGGTACAAGTGGCTCAGCAATATTCACAGATTCATCAAACTCTTCCAGGGATCAG GATGCTGTTAAAGAACAGAATATGGGAAAAAGTCAGAATGAACCATCCATCCCTTCGAG GTTTACTTCAGACTTTGATTCCATGGAGTATCTTGGCAGTGGAGCCTTTGGTCACGTTTACAAAGCAAGACATACATTGCTGGAGAGGTATTATGCTGTAAAGGTTGTCTGCCGGGAAGA GAAATCTCTTCGGGAAGTGGGGACATTATCAGAACTCCTCCATTGTAATATCGTCAGATACTACACATTTTGGATGGAGGATTCAGGGTACCAGGGGAATTCTGAATTAACTGAGtgttcagctgttttcagctcTTCACA GACTTCAAATAATTCATCGGCCAAGTACCTCTATATTCAGATGGAGTTATGTGACACAAAGACACTAAAAGAGTGGATTGAAGAGAAAAACACCCAGTCTCTGCAAGACTccaagagaagagaagaaggccTAAGCATTGCTCAGCAAATAGTCAGTGGAGTCGAATATATTCACTCCAAGAAGCACATCCACAGGGACCTTAAG CCTGAAAACATCCTGTTTGGCCTCAACGGCGAGGTGAAGATTGGAGACTTTGGTCTGGTCAccagagatgatgatgatgacgatgctTTGATGGAGAGAACAGGGCAAAGAGGAACCACAACTTACATGGCTCCTGAACAA aagagggagaagaactATGACCGAAAAGTGGACATATTTCCTCTGGGGTTGATTTACTTTGAACTCCTTTGGAAACTCTCTACTGTCCACGAAAGAGGAGCG GTTTGGGATGATGCCAGAAGTCAGAAGCTCCCTGAAGAGTTTTCACTTACCTTTCCCCAAGAG AACCAAATCATAGAGTCAATGCTGCATGAGAAGCCTGAAGACCGACCCGAAGCAAGTAAACTGAAGGCAGAAATGGAGATGTGTGCTCagacattaaacaaacaaaatacacatcAGGAAGATGAAACTGTCTGA
- the LOC117744489 gene encoding interferon-induced, double-stranded RNA-activated protein kinase-like isoform X3 produces MMETRNYVYELYEYAQKTRSELQYEGFEAGPDHDKTFTQWVILNGKVHPYGKGKSKKEAKNNSAKHVLESLLENKHQDTAADEKYNCTSGQQKEAINQNVSDICDKIRRLSGNSQLYKDNQRQREVNFIGIVDHYCQKTKRCHSYIEERRCGPAHNPQFFYKLMIDKNDYPEGEGKTVKEAKQNAARLAWSALQEQSDWDSKVSVKSTMSEDGASPMLSARLTTQETHEGSSQSTPVDSGGSIISTDSSNPSKAQIPLRSTASGDDASTSSSTPTSLESLASSQSKSTGTSGSAIFTDSSNSSRDQDAVKEQNMGKSQNEPSIPSRFTSDFDSMEYLGSGAFGHVYKARHTLLERYYAVKVVCREEKSLREVGTLSELLHCNIVRYYTFWMEDSGYQGNSELTECSAVFSSSQTSNNSSAKYLYIQMELCDTKTLKEWIEEKNTQSLQDSKRREEGLSIAQQIVSGVEYIHSKKHIHRDLKVFKYLIRRPVYPVEAQPAT; encoded by the exons atgatggaAACTAGAAACTATGTGTATGAACTATACGAGTACGCACAGAAAACCCGCTCTGAGCTGCAGTATGAGGGGTTTGAGGCGGGCCCTGACCATGATAAAAC ATTCACCCAGTGGGTCATCTTAAATGGGAAAGTCCATCCCTATGGTAAGGGCAAGAGCAAGAAGGAAGCCAAGAATAATTCAGCGAAACATGTTCTGGAAAGCTTGTTGGAGAACAAACATCAGGACACC gcTGCAGATGAGAAATACAACTGCACATCAGGTCAACAAAAAGAGGCGATAAATCAAAATGTGTCTGATATCTG TGATAAGATAAGACGCCTCAGTGGGAACTCACAGCTTTACaaagacaaccagagacaaagagaggtcAATTTTATTGGAATTGTTGACCACTACTGTCAGAAAACAAAGCGCTGCCATTCATACATTGAAGAGAGGAGATGCGGTCCGGCTCATAATCCTCA attTTTCTACAAATTAATGATAGACAAAAATGACTACCCCGAGGGTGAGGGTAAGACTGTCAAGGAGGCCAAACAAAATGCAGCTCGGCTGGCCTGGTCTGCTCTCCAAGAACAGTCAGACTGGGACAGCAAG gtGTCTGTCAAATCAACAATGTCAGAAGATGGTGCTTCACCTATGTTGTCTGCCCGATTAACTACGCA AGAGACACATGAAGGATCATCACAAAGCACACCAGTGGACTCAGGAGGCTCCATAATATCCACTGATTCATCAAACCCTTCCAAGGCTCAG ATTCCCTTAAGGTCAACTGCTTCTGGAGATGATGCCTCAACCAGCTCGTCAACACCAACTTCACT GGAATCTCTTGCATCGTCACAAAGCAAGTCAACGGGTACAAGTGGCTCAGCAATATTCACAGATTCATCAAACTCTTCCAGGGATCAG GATGCTGTTAAAGAACAGAATATGGGAAAAAGTCAGAATGAACCATCCATCCCTTCGAG GTTTACTTCAGACTTTGATTCCATGGAGTATCTTGGCAGTGGAGCCTTTGGTCACGTTTACAAAGCAAGACATACATTGCTGGAGAGGTATTATGCTGTAAAGGTTGTCTGCCGGGAAGA GAAATCTCTTCGGGAAGTGGGGACATTATCAGAACTCCTCCATTGTAATATCGTCAGATACTACACATTTTGGATGGAGGATTCAGGGTACCAGGGGAATTCTGAATTAACTGAGtgttcagctgttttcagctcTTCACA GACTTCAAATAATTCATCGGCCAAGTACCTCTATATTCAGATGGAGTTATGTGACACAAAGACACTAAAAGAGTGGATTGAAGAGAAAAACACCCAGTCTCTGCAAGACTccaagagaagagaagaaggccTAAGCATTGCTCAGCAAATAGTCAGTGGAGTCGAATATATTCACTCCAAGAAGCACATCCACAGGGACCTTAAG gtgtTTAAGTATCTGATACGTCGTCCAGTTTACCCTGTCGAGGCCCAGCCAGCAACCTGA